One Aneurinibacillus migulanus genomic region harbors:
- a CDS encoding response regulator transcription factor encodes MRSTLLLISNDDTAIRLIELVNQTYDFQFQIQVCEDAFDLEKQVRYYDPIVVCLDFDYIEENERRKILEVSGQRNTILSYIVLKTTYTAQEMRMYFKLGVADCISKPLDKEALYYLLHEAKAQNIKEELKSDESRRIKECTASMKSCLAYDLIFGTIKNSKDIWDRSKWAGLSTVPNTAMIVHIDEFSRLTKNKSKLWEQSIRSEIIEIIQQFRDRDVQEVLAIITAADKIAVLLSVPLRNSKAEYKALALVYAREMKEYIKERTGYTVTIGIGHYYEDARNLHVSYQEALHAQTHKFFAGTDSLLHIDDAEPFVNETALLPGDEISSLANKLTVGDFAGVKQSIEQLWDILFQKPNADPQVFKMQILDLLTTLARAALNGGAKPKDIFSIHLQYARDLYRIENTIHMKQWFKEAVEHFLECVLTNYNEQMLKSVQKAMQYIHSYYLENITLEQVASHVHLSPNYFSYIFKKTTGSSLVEYITHLRIERAKVMLMDLNYTIYHVAGAVGYNDARYFSRVFKTIVGKTPSQYRNALLVPKTLAKEGTS; translated from the coding sequence GTGAGGTCTACGCTTTTACTGATTTCAAATGATGATACCGCGATTCGGTTGATAGAGTTGGTTAATCAAACGTATGACTTTCAATTCCAAATTCAAGTATGCGAGGACGCTTTTGATTTGGAAAAGCAAGTGCGGTATTACGATCCGATTGTTGTATGTCTTGATTTTGACTACATAGAGGAGAACGAGCGGAGAAAAATACTAGAAGTAAGCGGACAACGAAATACTATACTTTCTTATATTGTTTTAAAAACTACCTATACTGCACAGGAAATGCGCATGTATTTCAAACTTGGTGTAGCGGATTGTATTTCCAAGCCGCTTGACAAAGAAGCGTTATACTATCTGCTTCACGAAGCCAAAGCGCAGAACATAAAGGAAGAATTGAAATCGGATGAGTCCCGTAGAATAAAGGAATGCACGGCTTCTATGAAGAGCTGTCTGGCGTACGATTTGATTTTCGGTACAATAAAAAACTCAAAAGACATATGGGACCGAAGCAAATGGGCGGGGCTATCAACCGTGCCAAATACGGCCATGATTGTCCATATTGATGAGTTTTCTCGTCTTACGAAAAATAAAAGTAAACTATGGGAACAGTCGATTCGTAGTGAAATAATCGAGATCATCCAGCAGTTTCGGGATCGTGATGTTCAGGAAGTGTTGGCTATCATAACGGCCGCCGATAAAATCGCGGTGCTGTTGTCTGTTCCGCTACGCAACAGCAAGGCAGAATACAAGGCACTAGCTCTTGTATATGCAAGAGAGATGAAAGAATATATAAAGGAAAGAACTGGGTATACGGTTACCATCGGAATCGGCCATTACTATGAAGACGCACGTAACTTGCATGTATCTTATCAGGAAGCGTTGCACGCACAAACGCATAAGTTTTTCGCAGGCACGGATTCGCTGCTTCATATTGACGATGCCGAGCCATTCGTTAATGAAACGGCGTTGCTGCCTGGTGATGAAATCAGTTCTCTAGCAAATAAGTTAACGGTAGGCGATTTTGCAGGTGTTAAGCAAAGCATTGAGCAGCTGTGGGATATATTATTCCAAAAGCCAAATGCTGATCCTCAAGTGTTCAAAATGCAGATTCTTGATTTGCTGACTACATTGGCACGGGCCGCACTAAATGGCGGTGCTAAACCGAAAGATATTTTTTCCATTCATCTGCAGTATGCGCGTGATTTATATCGCATTGAAAATACGATTCATATGAAGCAATGGTTTAAAGAAGCGGTAGAGCATTTCCTGGAATGTGTATTAACGAATTATAATGAGCAGATGCTAAAATCCGTACAGAAAGCAATGCAATACATTCATTCATACTATCTGGAAAATATCACGTTGGAACAAGTGGCAAGCCATGTGCATTTAAGTCCGAATTATTTCAGCTATATTTTTAAAAAAACAACTGGTTCTTCTTTAGTAGAATACATTACTCATTTACGAATCGAAAGAGCGAAAGTCATGCTGATGGATTTAAACTATACGATTTACCATGTAGCCGGAGCCGTAGGGTATAACGATGCCCGTTATTTTAGCCGTGTATTCAAAACAATAGTAGGCAAAACCCCAAGTCAGTATCGAAATGCGCTCTTAGTTCCTAAAACGCTCGCAAAAGAAGGAACGTCTTAA
- a CDS encoding (Fe-S)-binding protein, whose amino-acid sequence MLMVINVLIFITLIGYALYLFTYLVYSRVTYIKLGRAADLKEDATRTLNAFWVNVFGQKKLMKDSKSGVMHIVLFYGFLLVQFGAIDLIWKGLKPGSHLPFGAAYPYFLLFQEVVVVAILLAIFYAWYRRNVEKLKRLKRGWKANLVVWLISILMISTLLSEGLEIIWLHADAISFRSTQPIASSLALALAGIGPTAAGALFYVFWWVHLLTLLFFLVYIPQGKHAHLLFAPYNWLMKDKTRPPGKLSTIDFEKLEEEGAEEFGVGRIEHFTQNQLIDLYACVECGRCTSMCPAAGTGKTLSPMDLIVKMRDHLTEKGAAITGRTPWMPAAVFKESTGNALAVQARAAGAGQVVEETAAATEGSSALKIEYDTQLIGDVITEEELWACTTCRNCEDQCPVANEHVGHIIDMRRYLVMTEGRMPSDAQRALSNIERQSNPWGINRKDRIKWREGMEDLVPTVKEADEFEYLFFVGSMGSFDNRSIKLTQSFARVMNKAGIKFAILGNEEKNSGDTARRLGNEMLFQELAMENIGNFQKYDVKKIVTMDPHAYNTFKHEYPEFGLEDVEIYHHTDLLVEWLREGRIQPVNEVKERVTYHDSCYLGRYNDIYDAPREILSAIPGVEIVEMERSGCDSMCCGAGGGMMWQEEHQGTRVNLARTEQALAVNPTTIGSACPYCLTMLSDGTKAKEVEEKVQTLDMVEILERSL is encoded by the coding sequence GTGTTGATGGTCATCAATGTCCTCATTTTTATTACTTTAATAGGGTATGCATTGTATTTATTCACCTATCTTGTCTACAGCCGTGTCACGTACATTAAGCTCGGACGTGCGGCAGACTTGAAGGAAGACGCGACCCGAACATTGAATGCCTTCTGGGTCAATGTTTTCGGACAGAAAAAATTAATGAAAGATTCCAAAAGCGGTGTCATGCACATCGTATTGTTCTATGGCTTCCTTCTGGTCCAGTTCGGAGCCATTGATTTAATCTGGAAAGGGCTGAAGCCAGGCTCGCACCTGCCGTTTGGTGCGGCATATCCTTACTTCCTTCTGTTCCAGGAAGTGGTCGTTGTGGCGATCCTGCTAGCCATTTTCTATGCCTGGTATCGTCGCAACGTCGAAAAATTAAAGCGCTTAAAACGCGGCTGGAAAGCCAATCTGGTCGTTTGGCTCATCAGCATCTTGATGATCAGTACGCTTCTGTCTGAAGGATTAGAAATCATCTGGCTGCATGCCGACGCCATCAGCTTCCGTTCCACGCAGCCGATCGCCTCCAGCCTTGCACTGGCATTGGCGGGCATCGGTCCGACGGCGGCAGGCGCCCTCTTCTATGTCTTCTGGTGGGTGCACTTGCTGACGCTGTTGTTCTTCCTGGTGTATATTCCGCAGGGCAAGCACGCGCATCTTCTGTTTGCGCCGTACAACTGGCTTATGAAGGATAAGACACGTCCTCCAGGCAAGCTGAGCACGATCGACTTCGAGAAGCTGGAAGAAGAAGGCGCAGAAGAATTCGGCGTCGGACGCATTGAGCATTTTACACAGAACCAACTGATTGACTTATACGCCTGTGTGGAGTGTGGCCGCTGTACAAGCATGTGCCCGGCTGCCGGCACAGGTAAGACCCTATCGCCGATGGATTTAATCGTGAAAATGCGTGATCACTTAACGGAGAAAGGGGCCGCCATTACAGGTCGTACGCCATGGATGCCGGCCGCGGTCTTTAAAGAATCGACCGGCAATGCGTTAGCTGTACAAGCACGCGCCGCAGGGGCAGGTCAGGTTGTGGAAGAGACGGCAGCAGCGACGGAAGGCTCATCCGCTTTGAAGATTGAGTACGATACGCAGCTCATTGGGGATGTCATTACAGAAGAAGAGCTCTGGGCATGTACGACATGTCGTAACTGTGAGGACCAATGTCCGGTGGCAAATGAGCACGTAGGTCACATCATCGACATGCGCCGCTATCTCGTCATGACGGAAGGACGCATGCCGTCCGATGCCCAGCGTGCGTTGAGCAACATCGAACGTCAGAGCAATCCGTGGGGCATCAACCGTAAAGACCGGATTAAATGGCGTGAAGGCATGGAAGATCTCGTGCCGACCGTCAAGGAAGCGGACGAATTCGAATACCTCTTCTTCGTTGGTTCGATGGGCTCGTTCGATAATCGAAGCATCAAATTAACCCAATCGTTCGCCCGTGTGATGAACAAAGCGGGTATCAAGTTTGCTATTCTGGGCAACGAAGAGAAGAACTCAGGTGATACAGCCCGCCGTCTTGGCAATGAAATGCTGTTCCAGGAGCTGGCGATGGAGAACATCGGGAACTTCCAGAAGTATGATGTGAAGAAAATCGTGACGATGGACCCGCACGCCTACAATACGTTCAAGCACGAATATCCGGAGTTTGGACTCGAAGACGTGGAAATCTATCATCATACTGATCTGCTGGTGGAATGGCTGCGGGAAGGCCGGATTCAACCGGTGAATGAAGTGAAAGAGCGTGTGACCTATCATGACTCCTGTTACCTGGGCCGTTACAATGATATATATGATGCGCCGCGAGAGATCCTGTCCGCCATCCCTGGCGTCGAGATCGTGGAAATGGAGCGTTCCGGCTGTGACAGCATGTGCTGTGGCGCGGGCGGCGGGATGATGTGGCAGGAAGAGCATCAGGGCACACGTGTGAACCTTGCACGCACCGAGCAGGCTTTGGCTGTGAATCCGACGACGATCGGAAGTGCTTGTCCATATTGCTTGACGATGCTGTCAGACGGCACGAAAGCAAAGGAAGTTGAAGAAAAAGTTCAGACGCTTGATATGGTAGAAATCTTGGAACGATCGTTATAA